The sequence below is a genomic window from Lysobacter capsici.
CCCGGGCGATCAGGTGATTCTTTCCGAAACCAGCCAGTGGGACCGCTACGACACCCTCAAGGTGCGTTGATCACTACGGAGCGCGCATGAACGCAGCAGCCAGTTTCCAGACGCTTCAAGGCGACGGCGCCGCCGCGGCCGGCGAGGCATCGGCCGTACACGCCGCCGCGGTCGCCGCGCCGCTGATCCGGCTGCGCGGCCTGGACAAGGTTTTCGACACCGACGAAGTGCGCACCCATGCCTTGGCGGCGGTGTCGCTGGAGATCGCGCGCGGCGATTTCGTCGCCATCACCGGGCCGTCGGGCTGCGGCAAATCGACCCTACTGTCGATCCTCGGCCTGCTCGATGCGCCCAGCGGCGGCGAATACTGGCTCAACGGCCGCGATGTCGCCGGGCTCGGTCGCGCGGCGCGCGCACAGATCCGCAACGACGAGATCGGTTTCATCTTCCAGTCGTTCAACCTGATCGCCGATCTGAGCGTGGAGGAAAACGTCGAACTGCCGTTGACCTACCGCAGCGCGATCGGCCGCGACGAGCGTCGCCGCCGCGTGAGCGAGGCGCTCGAACGCGTCGGCATGGCGCATCGCGCGCGGCATTACCCGGGGCAGTTGTCCGGCGGCCAGCAGCAGCGCGTGGCGGTGGCGCGCGCGCTGGTCGGCGAGCCGGCGATCCTGCTCGCCGACGAACCCACCGGCAACCTCGACAGCCACAACGGCGAGGCAGTCATGGGCCTGCTCGAAGACCTGCATCGCGGCGGTTCGACCTTGTGCATGGTCAGCCACGATCCGAGTTTCGCCGCGCGCGCCGGGCGCGTGGTGCGCATGCTCGACGGCCGCATCCAGTCCGACAACGCGGAAGCGCTTTGAGCATGGCCGCGATGCTGATCCTGGGCGAATGGCTGCGCGCGTGGCGCAATCTGCTGCGCAAGCCGGGCTATCTGCTGGTCGCGGCGCTGACCCTGGCCTTGGGCGTGGCCGCCAGTTGCGCGGTATTCTCGCTGCTCTATCAAGGTTTACTGCGGCCGCTGCCGTTCGCCCAGCCGCAGCAGTTGCTGGCGATCGGCATGGACTACGAAGGCAGCGTGGTCGCCGCGCCGGCGATCCAGCGCAGCCTGCGCGAACTGCCGGAATTCTCCGCCAGCGGCATCGCGTCCTCGTTCGTGCGCAACGTCAATGTCGTGCGCGACGATGCGCTGCTGGTCAGCCCGTTGTTGCTGGCCGACCACGGATTTCTCGAAACGCTCGGCGTGCGCATGGCGCTGGGCCGCAATTTCAGCGATGCCGAGGATCGCCCCGAAGGCGATCGGGTGGTGGTGATCGGCCATGGTTTCTGGATCGCCCAGTTCGGCGGCGATGCGAACGTGCTCGGCCGCTCGATCGTGCTGGAAGGCAAGCCGGCGCGGATCATCGGCGTGCTGCCGAAGGATTTCGCCTGGGTCGAGGACTTCGATCTGCTGGTGCCGATGCGGCTCGCGCCCGCGAGCCAGGACATGGACACCAACCAGTACGCGATCGCGCGCCTGCGCGGCCCGGCCGCGGGTTTGAATGCGCGCATCGACGCGCGCATCCATGCTCTGATCGGCGATCTGCGCTCGGGCATGCCGCCCGAGGCGTACCAGCATCTGTCGCGCCAGCGCTACATCGCCATGCCGCTGCGCGAGTTCTACACCGGCGCCACCGGCGCGACCTTGTGGCTGTTCTTCGCCGCGGCCCTGTGCGTGCTGGCGATCGCCGCGATCAACTTGACCAACCTGGTGATCCAGCGTTCGATCGTGCGCACCCACGACAGCGCGGTGCGCGCGGCGCTGGGCGCGACGGGCCTGCGCCTGGCGATGCCGGCGTTCGCCGAAGCGTTGTTGATCGGCGCCTGCGGCAGCGTGGCCGGGATCGCGTTGGCCTGGGCCGGCTTGCGGCTGCTGGCCGGCTCGGTGCCGCCGCAGTGGTTGCCGGGCGGACGCATCGCGCTGGTCGCGGCCGGCGGCTGGTTCGCGTTGGCGATCGGTGTGCTGGTGGCCTTGCTCGCGGCCGCGCTGGGCGTGTGGCGCGGCCGCGTGCGCAGCCTCAGCGCCGAACTGGTCGGCGGCGGCCGCTCCGGATTGAGCCGGCATGCCGGGCGCCTGGGGCGGGTGTTGGTGATCGTGCAGGTGGCGCTGGCGGCCTTGCTGTTGGTGATCGCCAGCTTGTTCATGCGCAGCCTGTACGAATTGAATTCGGTGCCGCTGGGGTTCGACGCGACTTCGGTGGAGACCTTCAAGCTGGCGCCGGTGCGGCGCATCTACACCGACATCGACGCGGTCAACGCGCAGACGCGCGCGGTGCTCGATCGCCTGCGCGCGTTGCCGGGCGTGCAGCGGGTCGCGGTGACCGGCAACCTGCCGCTGGGCTCGCAGCTCAATCTGCCGGCGACCTTGGCCGACGGACGTTCGATCCAGCCGCAGTACCGCCCGGTCGACGGCGATTACTTCGCGTTGTTCGCCATCGCCAGCAGCGCCGGACGCGTGTTCGACGCGCGCGACAGCCACGGCGCCGAACCGGTGTGCGTGGTCAGCGCCGCGTTCGCCAGCGCGTATCTCAAGGGCGATCCGTTAGGGCAGACCCTGCGCATGGGCCGCGGCGACGGCAACGCGATGCCGACGATGCGCGTGGTCGGCGTGGTCGGCGATGTGCGCCAGTTCGGGCCGGCCGAACCGGCGCCGCCGATCGTGTACGTGCCGCTGGCGCAGATGCCGCCCAAGCTGTGGAACACGATGCGCGAGTTCGGCCCGTTGAACTACGCGGTGCGCACCCACGGACAGGTGGCGAACCTGGAGCCGATGCTGCGCAAGGCGGTGGCCGAGGCCGCGCTGCTGCAACCCATCGGCGATATCCGTTCGATGCGCTCGGTGGTCGATGAAACGATGGGCGAGAGCCGGCTGCAGTTGCTGCTGGTCGGGTTGTTCTCGCTGCTCGCGCTGTCGCTGGCCTGCATCGGGCTGTACGCGGTGCTGTCGGTCAACGTGGCCGCGCGCCGTCACGAGTACGGCGTGCGTGCCGCGCTCGGCGCCAGTGCGCGCCGTCTGCTGGCGCTGGTGTTCCGCGACAGCGCGCTGCAGGTCGCGATTGGCCTGGGTGCGGGCTTGATCGCCGCGCTGCTGGCGGCGCGGGTGATCCGGCGTTTCCTGTTCGGCGTCGGCGCGGCCGATCCGCTGGCGATGCTGGCGGTGGCGCTGGTGTTGGCGCTCGCCGCGGCCGTGGCCACCGCGCTGCCGGCGTTGCGGGTGGCGCGCTCGGACCCGATGCAGGCGCTGCGCGTGGACTGAGCCGCGCGCCGCGCGCGGCGAGGCGGTTCAAGCGCCGCGAAAACTCGCCGGCATCTCGCGCAGTCGCGCCACGTCGCGCAGCGGCGGCGCGCCGAATAGGCGCGCGTATTCGCGGCTGAACTGCGAGGGGCTGTCGTAACCGACCGCGTGGCCGGCGCTGGCCGCGTCCATCGCCTGACCCAGCATCAGGCCGCGCGCCTGCTGCAAACGCAGTTGCTTCTGATACTGCAGCGGGCTCATGCGGGTGACGGTCTTGAAATGCGCATGCAGGGCCGAGGGGCTCATGCGCGCGTGCGCGGCGAGTTCGGCCATGTCGAAGGGTTCGCGGAAATTGCGCTTGATCCAGTCGATCGCGCGATGCACCTGGCGGCTGCGGCTTTCGCCGTGGGCGATGTCGTACAGGCGCGCGGCCTGTTCGCCCTTGATCAGGCGATACAGGATTTCGCGTTCGATCAGCGGCGCCAGCATCGCAATGTCGGCGGGCGTGTCGAGCAGGTTCAACAGCCGCACCGCGGCGTCGAGCAGATCCGAGGTGGCATCGCTGAGCATCAGGCTGGGGCCGGGCGCGGTCTCGATCGCCGGCGGCAGGCCCGATTCGATCCACAGCGCGCTCAGCAGCGCCGGGTCGAGGTCGATGCGCAGGCACAGGTAGGGTTCGTCGTCGCTCGCGTGAACGATCTCGCCGATGATCGGCACGTCGACCGACACCACCAGGTAGCGCTGGCGATCGTATTCGTAGATGCGGTCGCCGAGGATCACCCGCTTGCGGCCCTGGGCGACGATGCAGACCGCCGGCCGGTGCAGTTCGTGCAGCGCATCGACCGGGCGGCTGCAACGGATCAGCTGCACCCGCGGCAACGCGGTCGGGTGCAGGCCGTCGCCGTCGGAGTATCGGTCAATCGTGCGGGCGAGCAGGTGTGCGGGATTCATGACGGAAACATCGCCTCGGTGGGGTGCGGGCCCTGGTTCTCAGCAAATTCTGCCGATCGGCCCGATGCGGCGATGATCCGCGCGCGGCGATGGCCGGACAAGCCTTCGCGGGTGGGTCTGGAGGATCGTGCAAGAGTGCGCGGCGATCGTGCTATCGCCGCGAGGCCGCGGGTCCCCAAAGTTCGCCGCAGGCCGGACGACCCGCGTCCGCCATCCGAACCGAGGACACCGACATGAGCACGACTACTTCCAACTCGTTGCACGGCAAGACCGTACTGATCACCGGCGCCAGCAGCGGCATCGGCGAAGCGACCGCGACGCTGCTGGCGCAGCGCGGCGCCAACGTGGTGATCGGCGCGCGCCGCGGCGAACGCCTGCAGGCGCTGGAGCAGGCCATCGCCGCCGCCGGCGGCTCGGTCCGCCATCGCCTGCTCGACGTCACCGATGCGGCCGATGTCGCCGCGTTCGTCGCCTACGCCCAGCAGCAATTCGGCCGCGTCGACGTGCTGGTCAACAACGCCGGAGTGATGCCGCTGTCGCCGCTGAGCGCGCTCAAGCTGGACGAATGGAATCGCATGATCGACGTGAACATCCGCGGCGTGCTGCACGGGATCGCCGCGATCTTGCCGGTGATGCAGGCGCAGGGATCGGGTCAGGTGATCAACGTAGCGTCCCTGGGCGCGCATTACGTGGTGCCGACCGGGGCGGTGTACTGCGCGACCAAGTTCGCGGTGTGGGCGATCTCCGACGGCCTGCGCCAGGAGCACGACACGATCCGGGTAACCACGATTTCGCCCGGCGTGGTCGAGTCGGAACTGGCCGACACCATCACCGACCCGGCCACCGCGCAGGGCATGAAGGAATTCCGCCGCATCGCGATCCAGCCCGATGCGATCGCGCGCGCGATCGCGTTCGCGATCGAACAGCCGGCCGATGTCGATGTCAGCGAAGTGATCGTGCGGCCGACGGCGGGGACGTTCTGATCCGGCGGCTCGGCGCGAGTGGATCGAAGCCTCCTGGAACGAGTGCGCGCTTGCTCGAACATGAGCCGCTCGCAACCGCTCGCCATCAATCCGGCGGCATGATCGGAAGAGTCAAAAGCAGCCTGTCCCCGCGATGCCGTGGGGACAGGCTGCCGGCGTCGGGATGACCGAGGGTTCGACGGCTCGGGCCGGACGGGCTTGGACCGAGCTGCAGAGAGCCAAACAGCGGTATCAACTGCCGCCGCAACCCCCACAGCCGCCGCCGCAACCCCCGCCGCCGCCATCGCCACCCCCGCCGTCGCCGCCACCACCACCCCCATCGCCGCCGCCCACGCCGCCATGACCGCCGGGCTCGCGCACGAGGTTGTAGCTGTCCAGCGGCGTGCCCATCAGCGCCGCGGGGCCGATCAGCGCGACGTAGGTCATCGCATCGCCGGGCGCTTCGTTCGCCCGGCGGCGGGCGCGGAACAGCTCCCATTCGCCGGCGCGGCTGATCGCCTCGGCCGGGATCGCCATGCGCACCAGGGTGATCAGCATCATCAGCACGGTCAGCACCACCAGGAACGCGACCGGATGATCGCCCTGCAGGCCGATGATGATCTTGCTCAGGCCCACTACGATCACCGCCACCGGCGGCACCAGCGACCACAGCTTGGCCTTGAAGCGCTGCTCGGTGGTGTTGGCCAGGCCGACGCGCTGCAGTTCTTCGTCCATGTGTTCGTATTTCTGGCGCAGCAGGCCGAGGATGTGCGACAGGTTCTTGCGCGAGGCGATGATGGTATCCATCGCTTCGCGCAGGATCGGCGGCAGCGCGTCCATCTGCGCCGGTATCGGCGGTTGCGGCCGCAGCCACACCTGGTCGTTGTAGCGCGCCGCGTT
It includes:
- a CDS encoding ABC transporter ATP-binding protein — encoded protein: MNAAASFQTLQGDGAAAAGEASAVHAAAVAAPLIRLRGLDKVFDTDEVRTHALAAVSLEIARGDFVAITGPSGCGKSTLLSILGLLDAPSGGEYWLNGRDVAGLGRAARAQIRNDEIGFIFQSFNLIADLSVEENVELPLTYRSAIGRDERRRRVSEALERVGMAHRARHYPGQLSGGQQQRVAVARALVGEPAILLADEPTGNLDSHNGEAVMGLLEDLHRGGSTLCMVSHDPSFAARAGRVVRMLDGRIQSDNAEAL
- a CDS encoding ABC transporter permease, with translation MAAMLILGEWLRAWRNLLRKPGYLLVAALTLALGVAASCAVFSLLYQGLLRPLPFAQPQQLLAIGMDYEGSVVAAPAIQRSLRELPEFSASGIASSFVRNVNVVRDDALLVSPLLLADHGFLETLGVRMALGRNFSDAEDRPEGDRVVVIGHGFWIAQFGGDANVLGRSIVLEGKPARIIGVLPKDFAWVEDFDLLVPMRLAPASQDMDTNQYAIARLRGPAAGLNARIDARIHALIGDLRSGMPPEAYQHLSRQRYIAMPLREFYTGATGATLWLFFAAALCVLAIAAINLTNLVIQRSIVRTHDSAVRAALGATGLRLAMPAFAEALLIGACGSVAGIALAWAGLRLLAGSVPPQWLPGGRIALVAAGGWFALAIGVLVALLAAALGVWRGRVRSLSAELVGGGRSGLSRHAGRLGRVLVIVQVALAALLLVIASLFMRSLYELNSVPLGFDATSVETFKLAPVRRIYTDIDAVNAQTRAVLDRLRALPGVQRVAVTGNLPLGSQLNLPATLADGRSIQPQYRPVDGDYFALFAIASSAGRVFDARDSHGAEPVCVVSAAFASAYLKGDPLGQTLRMGRGDGNAMPTMRVVGVVGDVRQFGPAEPAPPIVYVPLAQMPPKLWNTMREFGPLNYAVRTHGQVANLEPMLRKAVAEAALLQPIGDIRSMRSVVDETMGESRLQLLLVGLFSLLALSLACIGLYAVLSVNVAARRHEYGVRAALGASARRLLALVFRDSALQVAIGLGAGLIAALLAARVIRRFLFGVGAADPLAMLAVALVLALAAAVATALPALRVARSDPMQALRVD
- a CDS encoding SDR family oxidoreductase yields the protein MSTTTSNSLHGKTVLITGASSGIGEATATLLAQRGANVVIGARRGERLQALEQAIAAAGGSVRHRLLDVTDAADVAAFVAYAQQQFGRVDVLVNNAGVMPLSPLSALKLDEWNRMIDVNIRGVLHGIAAILPVMQAQGSGQVINVASLGAHYVVPTGAVYCATKFAVWAISDGLRQEHDTIRVTTISPGVVESELADTITDPATAQGMKEFRRIAIQPDAIARAIAFAIEQPADVDVSEVIVRPTAGTF
- a CDS encoding AraC family transcriptional regulator, with amino-acid sequence MNPAHLLARTIDRYSDGDGLHPTALPRVQLIRCSRPVDALHELHRPAVCIVAQGRKRVILGDRIYEYDRQRYLVVSVDVPIIGEIVHASDDEPYLCLRIDLDPALLSALWIESGLPPAIETAPGPSLMLSDATSDLLDAAVRLLNLLDTPADIAMLAPLIEREILYRLIKGEQAARLYDIAHGESRSRQVHRAIDWIKRNFREPFDMAELAAHARMSPSALHAHFKTVTRMSPLQYQKQLRLQQARGLMLGQAMDAASAGHAVGYDSPSQFSREYARLFGAPPLRDVARLREMPASFRGA